Proteins encoded in a region of the Chryseobacterium piperi genome:
- a CDS encoding polymorphic toxin type 23 domain-containing protein has product MDERGRQYRFGGAYVGWGNYRVRINSDRYVRHAIQNRLAHTFISPQPGFRVLSNTISPYLQYQTRNKFTSW; this is encoded by the coding sequence ATTGATGAACGAGGTAGGCAGTATCGATTTGGAGGGGCTTATGTTGGCTGGGGAAATTATCGAGTGCGAATAAATTCCGATAGATATGTAAGACATGCAATACAAAATAGATTAGCCCACACATTCATTTCCCCTCAACCAGGTTTTAGAGTTTTGTCTAATACTATAAGTCCTTATTTACAATATCAAACGCGTAATAAATTCACATCATGGTAA
- a CDS encoding SusC/RagA family TonB-linked outer membrane protein, which yields MANKKLFNAKIWIPTGAVFLLGLVTVHGQEIQSKKDTLREKDIDEVVVVAYGKAKRTSYTGSVATISSEKINNRPVTNITKALEGQVAGLQAVSASGQPGATATIRIRGIGSVSASSSPLFVVDGIPFDGNINSISPNDIESISVLKDATASSLYGSRGANGIIMVTTKSGKKGESRINFNISQGFSSRAVKDYEQVNTDQYFQLYWEAMRNGYRSGQVSSQQAAQMATDNLVNILGINPYGLNYAKPVGTDGKLIPGARALWNDDWRDILQRVASRNQVDLDFSGGNEKGNYFFSLGYLDDKGIAIGSGFKKYSTRLKINNEVKKWLTIGANLSYTNSLQEAPPSSDSRQDNIINAARVIPSFYPYYERNADGSYRLDANGNTIYDFGKYRPTSALQNQNAAATLPLDKNENREDNFSGKGYLDFTFLPELKFKSSFSVDLVNYNGHYYSNPLLGQGSEIGGSVTKTNSRMLSYTTSNILTYDKKFNQHHFNILGGQEFYHYEYQTISGNRSQFSLPYYYEPDAAALLGGFSGNSDRVGLLSFLGKAEYDFKNTYFISGSVRADGSSRFSPQNRWGTFWSVGGSWKASNEAFIKDLNFFNQLTLRASYGGQGNDKIMKGNQNIYYAYQSLYAFYNNLGEGGTVANRLPTEDLKWETNLNLNVGLEFAILNNRIKGNIEYFQRTSQDLLFEMPLAPSLGFSGYSANIGELKNTGFEFSLFTTPVRTDNFHWDVDVNLSTLKNRITKLPKGSIVTGSKLLQVGGSVYDFFIPEWMGVDPSNGAPLWKYIYQDASGNTVEGTTSEYAKATKTLQGSSLPKVSGGVTTSINYKNFDFSGLVTFSIGGKILDTDYTMLMSNGNNAGASWSAEMLNRWTPENPNTDVPALSTKTNNWTSVSSRFLYSGTYARVKNVSIGYTLPSDYFGKLGLKKFRIYLQAENLLTFYGHKGMDPEQSIDGTTYYRYPAMRTITFGLQATL from the coding sequence ATGGCTAATAAAAAACTATTTAATGCCAAAATTTGGATTCCTACTGGCGCTGTATTCTTATTAGGATTAGTGACGGTTCATGGGCAGGAAATCCAATCAAAAAAAGATACACTTCGTGAAAAGGATATTGATGAGGTTGTGGTTGTAGCATACGGTAAAGCTAAAAGGACAAGTTATACTGGATCTGTAGCAACAATCTCTAGTGAAAAAATTAACAATAGACCTGTTACTAATATTACGAAAGCATTGGAAGGTCAGGTTGCAGGTTTACAAGCAGTGAGCGCATCCGGACAACCGGGAGCTACGGCAACAATTCGTATCAGAGGGATCGGATCGGTAAGTGCTTCAAGCAGCCCTTTATTTGTGGTAGATGGAATTCCTTTTGACGGAAATATTAATTCCATCAGTCCCAATGATATTGAATCGATCAGTGTGCTGAAAGATGCTACAGCAAGCTCTTTATATGGATCCAGAGGTGCCAATGGGATTATCATGGTAACTACGAAATCAGGAAAAAAAGGGGAATCAAGAATTAATTTTAATATCAGCCAGGGTTTTTCCAGCAGAGCGGTAAAAGATTATGAGCAGGTGAATACTGATCAGTATTTTCAATTATATTGGGAAGCCATGAGAAATGGATATAGATCAGGTCAGGTTTCCTCGCAACAGGCCGCTCAAATGGCTACAGATAATCTGGTGAATATTTTAGGAATTAACCCCTATGGACTTAATTATGCAAAGCCTGTAGGAACAGATGGCAAACTAATACCAGGGGCAAGAGCTTTATGGAATGATGACTGGAGGGATATTCTGCAGAGAGTGGCTTCAAGAAATCAGGTAGATCTTGATTTCAGTGGTGGAAATGAAAAAGGGAATTACTTTTTCTCACTGGGATATCTTGATGATAAAGGAATTGCTATCGGTTCAGGCTTTAAGAAATACAGTACAAGACTAAAGATCAACAATGAGGTCAAAAAGTGGTTGACGATAGGAGCTAACTTAAGTTATACCAATAGTCTTCAGGAAGCCCCACCTTCTTCTGATTCAAGACAGGATAATATCATTAATGCAGCAAGAGTAATTCCTTCTTTTTATCCTTATTATGAGCGAAATGCAGATGGAAGTTACAGACTTGATGCTAATGGAAATACAATTTATGATTTTGGAAAATACAGGCCAACAAGTGCTTTACAGAATCAGAATGCCGCTGCAACTTTACCATTAGATAAAAATGAAAACAGGGAAGATAACTTTTCCGGAAAAGGATATTTGGATTTTACTTTCTTGCCTGAATTAAAATTCAAATCCAGCTTCTCTGTCGATTTGGTAAATTATAATGGGCACTATTATTCTAATCCTTTACTAGGGCAAGGAAGTGAGATTGGTGGTTCAGTGACAAAAACAAATTCAAGAATGCTTTCATACACTACCAGTAATATCCTGACTTATGACAAAAAGTTCAACCAACATCATTTTAATATTTTGGGCGGGCAAGAATTTTATCATTATGAATATCAGACCATATCGGGAAATAGGAGCCAATTTTCGCTTCCTTATTATTATGAACCGGATGCAGCTGCTTTATTAGGCGGATTTAGTGGAAATAGTGACAGGGTAGGATTGCTGAGTTTCTTAGGAAAAGCGGAGTATGATTTTAAAAATACTTATTTTATTTCCGGATCAGTAAGAGCTGATGGTTCTTCAAGGTTCTCACCTCAAAACAGATGGGGAACTTTTTGGTCCGTAGGAGGATCCTGGAAAGCATCTAACGAAGCCTTTATCAAAGATTTAAATTTCTTTAATCAGCTTACCCTTCGGGCAAGTTATGGTGGGCAAGGAAATGATAAAATAATGAAAGGAAATCAAAATATCTATTATGCTTACCAAAGCTTATATGCCTTTTATAATAACCTTGGAGAAGGTGGAACTGTTGCTAACAGACTGCCTACAGAGGATCTGAAATGGGAGACTAATCTTAATTTGAATGTAGGACTGGAATTCGCGATCCTTAACAACCGGATCAAAGGAAATATAGAGTATTTTCAGCGCACAAGTCAGGACCTTTTATTTGAGATGCCATTAGCTCCATCTTTAGGTTTCAGTGGTTATTCTGCCAATATCGGAGAGCTTAAAAATACAGGATTTGAATTCTCATTATTTACAACTCCGGTCAGAACAGATAATTTTCACTGGGATGTAGATGTTAACTTAAGTACTTTAAAAAACAGAATTACCAAGCTTCCTAAAGGGTCGATCGTTACCGGAAGTAAATTACTGCAGGTCGGAGGTTCGGTATATGACTTTTTCATTCCTGAATGGATGGGAGTAGATCCGAGTAATGGAGCTCCTTTGTGGAAGTATATTTACCAGGATGCCAGTGGAAATACAGTAGAAGGTACCACTTCGGAATATGCTAAAGCAACAAAAACATTGCAAGGCTCTTCTTTACCTAAAGTTTCCGGTGGAGTTACTACGAGTATCAACTATAAAAATTTTGATTTTTCAGGATTGGTCACGTTTAGTATTGGAGGAAAAATCCTTGATACAGACTATACGATGCTGATGTCTAACGGAAATAATGCAGGAGCATCATGGAGTGCTGAGATGCTCAATAGATGGACTCCTGAAAATCCAAATACCGACGTCCCGGCTTTAAGTACGAAAACAAATAACTGGACCTCAGTGTCTTCAAGATTTTTGTATTCGGGAACGTATGCGAGAGTAAAGAATGTAAGTATTGGGTATACGTTGCCTTCCGATTATTTTGGAAAATTAGGTTTAAAGAAATTTAGAATTTACTTACAGGCAGAAAACCTCCTTACGTTCTATGGACACAAAGGAATGGATCCTGAACAAAGTATAGATGGAACAACTTACTACAGGTATCCTGCGATGAGAACGATAACTTTTGGTCTTCAGGCAACTCTTTAA
- a CDS encoding transposase: MKEQGPDYKQIYMDMIQMKYPDKFENCRTILQKKRLAVLDVLELNQIIFGLKDMETERFNQRHRSYDKLTITRILELQQKNGYSNTEISNQFKISRNTVAKWKKTFLF, from the coding sequence ATGAAAGAACAAGGTCCTGATTATAAACAAATTTATATGGATATGATTCAGATGAAGTACCCGGATAAATTTGAAAATTGTAGAACGATCTTACAGAAAAAAAGATTAGCAGTACTGGATGTGCTTGAACTGAACCAAATTATTTTTGGTTTAAAAGATATGGAAACAGAGCGGTTTAATCAAAGACATAGATCTTATGATAAGCTTACGATCACAAGAATTTTAGAGCTTCAGCAGAAAAATGGTTATAGTAATACCGAAATATCTAATCAATTTAAGATAAGTAGAAATACTGTAGCGAAATGGAAGAAGACATTTCTATTCTAA
- a CDS encoding transposase, with protein sequence MKIYLTYVKVLRMNFDFKDIHIGECIKKRIEEIDISIVRICKFLNTSEDEVYKVLGQKELPTELLLKYSKLLEYDFFRIYTQHLIIFAPLGNAQFNTVDSKQKFVLPQFRKNIYTKELIDFILELINTGQKTKLQIIEEYRIPRTTLYKWISRYNGNLN encoded by the coding sequence TTGAAGATCTATCTAACTTATGTTAAGGTTTTAAGAATGAATTTTGATTTTAAAGATATCCACATAGGAGAATGTATTAAGAAAAGAATTGAAGAAATAGATATTTCTATTGTTCGTATCTGTAAATTTCTTAATACTAGCGAAGATGAGGTATATAAAGTATTGGGACAAAAGGAGCTCCCTACCGAGCTTCTTCTTAAGTATAGCAAGCTTTTAGAGTATGATTTTTTTAGAATTTATACCCAGCATCTGATTATTTTTGCTCCTCTGGGTAATGCTCAATTTAATACTGTGGATAGTAAGCAAAAGTTTGTTTTGCCACAATTCCGAAAAAACATATATACAAAAGAGCTAATCGATTTTATTTTGGAACTTATAAACACAGGGCAAAAAACAAAACTTCAGATAATAGAAGAATATAGAATTCCGAGGACAACACTCTATAAATGGATTAGTAGGTATAATGGAAATCTTAATTAA
- a CDS encoding RagB/SusD family nutrient uptake outer membrane protein, translated as MKKLKYISLVMIAALSFTGCTNDLDTAPTNQANEDEVFKTAESTETVINGAWAKFNDDGTNYANIGYSTVLRTSDAMGSDVAVLTNKYGFASAYAFTDLVNNTGGRSQFIWSMLYSTINNMNNVISRIDRVEGSQSKKDQVKGQAKALRAFCYLNLASFYQFSYLKDKNALVAPIYTEPTTTNSVGKKRASLEEMYTLIKNDLSEADHLLQNYTRNIKDKIDRSVVNGLLARTYLNTGEWAKAITAAKIAKTGFPLMAPEKYKDGFNDIGNGEWIWGHGQTQEQSGESYAFHYLDVSSSGSYYYSFMADPYFKDLFDTHDIRYQLFQWDGLPGREGLLRYAKFKFKANLIADIVFMRSAEMYLIEAEAEARNGNEANAVAVLNQLKTARNANAYNGSLSQNEVIKEVLIERRKELFGEGFSLSDIIRTQGTVARKPYTTANGQPIQVQITTPDGTVKTVGGRGHSIFSFPDQSAFAPNSKYYLFTIPQKEIENNPNL; from the coding sequence ATGAAAAAATTAAAATATATATCCCTTGTCATGATTGCGGCATTATCTTTTACAGGGTGTACCAATGATTTGGATACTGCTCCTACAAATCAGGCCAATGAAGATGAAGTGTTCAAAACTGCAGAAAGTACAGAAACGGTGATCAACGGAGCTTGGGCGAAATTCAATGATGATGGAACTAACTATGCTAATATTGGTTATTCTACCGTACTTAGAACAAGTGATGCAATGGGAAGTGATGTCGCAGTCTTAACCAATAAATATGGTTTTGCTTCAGCCTATGCATTTACTGATCTGGTTAATAATACAGGTGGACGCTCACAGTTTATCTGGAGTATGTTGTATTCCACAATAAATAATATGAATAATGTCATCAGCCGTATTGATAGAGTAGAGGGAAGCCAATCGAAAAAAGATCAGGTTAAAGGTCAGGCAAAAGCTTTACGGGCTTTTTGTTATTTAAATCTGGCCAGCTTTTATCAGTTTAGCTATTTAAAAGATAAGAATGCCTTAGTAGCTCCTATTTATACTGAACCAACGACAACGAATTCGGTAGGGAAGAAAAGGGCAAGCCTTGAAGAAATGTATACGCTGATTAAAAATGATTTATCTGAAGCCGACCATTTATTACAAAACTATACAAGAAATATTAAAGATAAGATTGACCGTTCTGTGGTTAATGGATTGTTGGCAAGGACTTATTTAAATACGGGTGAATGGGCCAAAGCTATTACAGCTGCAAAAATAGCCAAAACAGGTTTTCCTTTAATGGCTCCCGAAAAATATAAGGATGGATTTAATGATATTGGTAATGGGGAATGGATTTGGGGTCATGGTCAGACACAGGAACAATCAGGAGAAAGTTATGCATTTCATTACTTAGATGTTTCTTCTTCGGGAAGCTATTATTACAGTTTTATGGCCGATCCTTATTTTAAAGATTTATTCGACACTCACGATATTCGATATCAGTTGTTTCAGTGGGATGGACTTCCGGGAAGAGAGGGGCTTTTGAGGTATGCGAAGTTTAAGTTTAAAGCGAATCTTATTGCAGACATTGTCTTCATGAGATCAGCAGAAATGTATCTGATCGAAGCTGAGGCTGAAGCAAGAAATGGAAATGAAGCGAATGCTGTGGCGGTTTTAAATCAATTGAAGACAGCAAGAAATGCTAATGCTTATAATGGATCTTTATCACAAAATGAAGTTATTAAAGAAGTCCTGATCGAAAGAAGAAAAGAGTTATTCGGTGAGGGGTTTTCATTATCTGATATCATCCGTACTCAGGGAACGGTGGCAAGAAAACCATATACTACTGCCAATGGACAACCGATACAGGTTCAGATAACAACACCTGATGGAACCGTAAAAACAGTTGGAGGAAGAGGACATTCTATATTCTCTTTTCCTGACCAGTCAGCGTTTGCTCCGAATAGTAAGTATTATTTATTTACAATTCCGCAGAAGGAAATAGAAAATAATCCCAATCTATAA